The Cotesia glomerata isolate CgM1 linkage group LG9, MPM_Cglom_v2.3, whole genome shotgun sequence region CattatcagttttttaacagtaaaataattacaatttcatGGTTACAATGTGcgcaaaaaaaacttttcttataCCCACTAAAAACTGTTAGTTtgcagaaattttttagttattatctgaaatttttactgtaaaaGACATATGTAAATACCAAAACTTATAACTAAATACTTCTTGAGTGAACTATTTATAAACTGTGATATAACTACCTAAGAATCATATGTCTATGGAATACAACTCAAGTTCTGATCCTACCAACTAAGTTAAAACCATAAAAAAATGGCCGAAAAACTGATATTTAATAGCCTGAACTCAGTAAAATCGAAAATtcgatcatttttttaatgattatcaaaaataatttttgattatttatcagtaaaacagaattttctatcaaattaTCTTAActacatttaattttaatcaaaagttttatattgataacaatttttcatttttattattcctttacatataattaacatgaaaactttttgaaaaatataatacataaatataaaacactttgacaaatttattataaaaaattttacagaatATTCAGTCAAGTAAAGcaattactaaaataaaatacattgtCTATTACTTAGTACAAACAAGTCGTGTAAATACATAGTGCAGTCCAGTAAAGTTTCATTAAGAGACAAAACATTAATAGGTTCAATCAATTTCCCAGCAATTAGATAGTTTTGTAGCACGAAGACCATAAATTGTCAATATTAGAACAacaggataaaaaaattcattacagtttacaaattctattttttcacTCAAGTTGACGTTGAAAATGTAGCTAGTGTTATACATTGCTCGAATGcatttaagtttttcaatgAAGATACCACGAATGATTTCATCATTATATTCAAATTCAACAATACCTCGAATGACACCAAACccaatatttttgttgaaaacaccagtattattgaattttgttttgcTAAAGACAGAAAGCTTGGAATGGCTATGAGATTTTACTTGCTGTATTGAtcgaaaatcaattttatttattaaagcttTCTTAAATTCCGtgagaattttgattttatagccaaattttttcaaagcatTGTACtccaattttttactttttcttctttttttcgcGCCAAGACctttaaaattatgattacGATCAGTGTCATCAAATACTTTTCTGcgttcaaaaatatttttaataaatgtttgaGTAATAGTGTTAACGGTATCATCATAACATACATTTTCAATATATTTCTTCGTCATAAATCGCGAAGCAATTTGAATTTCTCTTCCGTTCGGACTAGTTATTTCgcttacaattttattattccagGACTCAAATACTGATGCATTATAACACCACAATGGCCCCCAATTTTCAACTGTAGTAGGTATATGACGCAGCAAGTGAACATTAAACGACATATTTTCGATGCCAAATAAAACCTCAAAATCAGAAACAAAATCTTGCAAGAGAGTTTGTGCTTCTTGTAACTGACTAAAGGATATTGAATCTGaattgtatatgtatatagctTGACATAACTTGGCTAAATGCTTCATATACTTCGGTTTTAAGATGTTTTCCAAGCATGGTAGACAGTAATACAGCAACCAATTTCTCCATTCGGAGGCTTTCCACTGTTTTATGCTGTATATTGATCTTGGTCTTCGAGATATTCGATTCGGTGGCTTTAAACTGATTAGACGCTGATTGATACGTCGTAAATGACACGGTTTTCCAATGTAATATGGTGCTTTCGGATCCCCAGCGAATAACAGTAGTGCATATTGTCTTGTTACGCCCAGAAAAACATTGTGTAACGGTTCAACAACCATTCCATCTATGCAGTCAAACAGTGGCAATAATGTCAAATTTGTTGGTCCTTTGACTCCTAAATAAGGCGCTTGAGATTCAAAAGCTCTTAGCCCCTGGGAGATAAGATCATCATTATTGCGGTGTTCAATAATTCGCTCAAAGGGGTACACCATTTTCTTAGCTAACCGACGCCCAGAAGCATAGCAAAATGTGCAACCATATTCACCATTGAATTGCTTCATGTTGAGAATCATTGGACGGGCAACAGAATCTACGCTACATATTAAAACTGCAAATTTACTAGTATTTGAATTTACTCCATCAGAAGACCATGTAATACCAGTTTCATACAGTTCATTTAACTCGGTGATAACAGGATCTAACAGCAGATTCATGTCAGGATGACCTTTTCCAACCCAAATCGTACTTAAAAGCATATGTTTAATCCGTAAATGAGGAGGGAGTTcgtttatttgtaaaaaaactggATAAACGCTAGTATTAGATGAATTAGAACAGCTTGCACCATCAGTGTTAAATGTTAAAGTACAATTCCaagaattatataaaaatccaCCTGGTTCACAGTGTTTAAGATAACTAGGACTGTCAtaaatatcttcaatattttcatgattttttttgcttcGTGAAAATCGGTATTTCAAACTTGATGCGATCTGTGGAAGTGCCATTAATTGTTGAATTTGTGATTTCAAACTTATTTGGAGAAAAAACTTCACTGATTTTTCTTGTTTACATAATTCTGAATAGCATTCATCAATTACTTCATCttttcccaaataaatattacaaatttcacaataaaaatgtttggtGAATATACTATTATCCTGAAGTAACACTTTTTCTAATGCAGGTTTATTTGTTGGTAGTATTTGTCCAACACTCGCACAATTAATCCATCGTAAAATTGACAATGATGCTTCATAAGtgaacttaaattttgaagctAAACTCATTACTGCTAAGAGGTGATCTTTAGCAGTAATCGTTGACTTTGGTATAACAGGATAcattaaactatttaattgaCTATCCATGAAAGTAGTATCATTAGAATTTGTCTCACAATGATTCGATAAAACTTCATCAGTTATACGTTGACTATCAACACATTCATTGATGGATTCTTCATGGTCCATTGCATTGGTGACATTAAAGTTATCAACTTGGTCTGGTTCGCTCATTAAAATAGACTCATTGTAAGTGTTggaaaaataagatttttttatctgtGTTGTAATGTAGTGGGTAATGTCTTCATTGTTGTGAATAAGATGTGATTCAGGGTTGGAGATGATAGGAGGTtcaatctaataaaaaatatattagagTTATGTAAAACACTATTCAATATGTGTTTTTAGCCTAAGtaaattatgttattattgaaataactacTTACAATGTCTGCTGGTAaggaggaaaaaaaaagatcatttggaaatgtttttaaatgtaagtCATACAATTTTTTCTTCCTGCGATAAACAGAAAAACGTGAAACACCGTATCggttttgattatttttcattgttaaaactaaaaaaaaaaaaataatgttagtTAAGTGACAGATATGATTTATCgactattttttgaacaaattctCTGCTAAAGTATACCCACTAAGTCATTTTTgataatacaataattttttataaaatatttatttttcaaataatttattatttaaaaaacataaaacttttaattaaaattttatataaaaccattaatatttattacttttttttaaattaacttgaaaCACAACAGTTAAtgtatttgtaatttattcccgataattgtaatttcaaaatttcattcactttttaacaattaattttaccgCTTTTCCTATAAACGACTACTTTAatcgattgaaaaatttaaatatttaaagctTAGTAATCGATTTCAAGGTAAATCGATTTCTTTCTGGAACACAAGTGATGTTGagtaatgtttatttattttcaaaagtatctcagtagttataatttatacaaattaaatgaaataagtGTAAATTGtagataaaaacaattaatattttagaagacCCTACaacgtgaaaaataaaaaaaaaatttaattatgtataatttaattgtggaTAAGTTTATAGTTGGTGATTAACTAACTATTTATCTGTATATAGAGGTTAAAATTAGTGCTATTTGTGTTTACAAACATTGCGtgaaaatctttttaattGCGTGAAAATCTTTTtagtcattaattaaaaaataaattaaaaacatgtGCACgtgtctattaaaaagaagaaTTATAGTAATGACTCTGGAAAGTATTCATTTACCTATTCAGTaagtattgtaattatttttatttttaaacgattgaattatcataaaatcttgatgcacaaatttttttgttgatacttatttttatgatatcataacattttaaaataattgtgaaTATTAGATGATTTAATTCTTGAAGAAATTGTGGGAAATACAAATAAGTATATCCTTTGGTTATGACATCTTggttatattatttcatttttaaaaacaaaaaaaaagttgcgcAAGAAAAAAAGTACGATCAGATCAACGCTGatgctattttattattattgaatagcAACGGAATTATTTGTCTAGattttgatgattaattataaaaaatttgatttctattaaaattatttaataacttaaacATAAAGAATTAGAAGATAGTTTTGTTTCTTTACTCGATTTACTTGTGTAATCAATACATTGacattgatatatttttgagtgTATCAATAGCAATGGATTTCGCTATCATTCAAGTGGCATCAGGAGGTAAGAAGGTTGTCCAGCTCCAAAACATCTTTCTGATCGATGATGATAACAAATACACAATCCGTGGAACAAAGGATTTGATCAAACAAGCTGATAATGGCCGCAGTAAAACTCTCCGTGTTTCAATCAACAAGAAATTGATAGCTTGTACTGTTATAGAAATAAGTGGTAAGTttcttttcatatttattttaacgatTCATACTTTTTCATCAAaactatataattttaattataatttttttttcataaaatttcaatgcaacaactttattttgttttgttaaattgatatATTGAAGATGACAAAGATTATTTGTcaagcaaaataaaaagtcCAATGCTTGGCCGTGGAAAAAGATTGAAACCAGTTAAGAGGCTCAACTTCTCGCCTGGAATGACGAAAGATAATCCAGTACCATCAAGGAAGGTTCTTTCAAATCGAGAAACGAACCAGGCTATTGCTCAAAAGGTAGTAATTTCCTTATCTATttctaattacaattttttaatcaatgttCTTGAATTTGTTATTGTTAAATActtcatatttttaactttttttttaaattttgatacaatttaaaattgattttttaaatttacttttaatattgatgttagagaaaatagtatttaaaaaaatttagtaatatattgaaaaaaaaatacactaaaatttaattttttattctgttaaCAGATTTGAAATGATGTAacaaaagttaaattaaatgcaatataatctgtagttttataaattaattcatcattaatatttttcagaaaaaaattaaaatcgtacAATCTAAAAATGTGTCCCAAAGAGAAAGAGTTATCATTGAGAGGATGAGAAagaaattgaaagaaaatgtACAAACAACtttaagtttattattattgttacttaattttcattattactgGTAATGAGTTTCCAAAGCTTCATTGCTGAGCTGAagaattgatatatttttctgaaTAATATCatgaaaaacaatattttactTTGACAATATACTCCAATCAATATGTTTTAAATCGAtgtatgattatgaattttacattattaggAGGTTGAACCTGATCCTGTTGAACCCAATCCTGGTGAACCTAATCCTGTTGAACCCAACCCTGTTAAACCTATTCATAATGAACCCGGTACTTTTACGTCTATTACAAGCATTGGATTACCAGCAGATGATGCTTTATCTAGTGGAACATCGGGAAATTCGAATCAAGAGGAGAAAAATgtaagttacaaaaaaaatatcatagaTTTAAGTTTCTCATCAACTATAATagtcgtaatttttttttcattctacaactgcatttatttgaagaatattatattctataaaataacttaattataataaatcatttcgTATGCGTAATTGTATAATTAGAATTAaccaaattaataatttattataaattttctatatatgATGCTAGAATATGGATTAATtcgtattaatttttattaggatattctaattgaaaaattcaaacgGTAAGGATGTAGCGGTCAATAATGCGGAATTGATGAAACAACTAGAAAAATTGCGAAGAGAAAATAACCTACTGCTCCAAAAATCAAGAAACCTGAAACGCCAATCACAGGTGACACGAGCGAATCATTCAGAGCAACGACAACATGATCAGCAGGAAAATGACCCACGACAAAATGAACAAAATGCAGAAAAAGATGCCCAGGATTTTCCACGTGTTGATGAAAATTACCAGGTGAAGTtggaaatataatttatattattaaataaatttcgcTGACGCAACTATATTCATTATATAATACTTATACTATAGGTATCGGTAATCACAAAATCCTAATAAACAATAGTCGTAagattttactttgtaaatagtCTGGTAAAATTTGCTACATTTTTTCACTAATCATTTTGAATTTACTGATTGATGAATTAtcattatagttttttttaaatattttacatatctATTAaactcaattaatttttgaagttggaaatttgtctattaattttttctgtatagAAAAGTTtatagcaaattttataaatatccgaatatttaatttattatttaataacgaTTGCTAGAAATTCAATATCACAgcaaatcaatttctttttattttctatagtCAATTAAAATAGAATGGAGTATTTTCAAGTTTGATTACTTGAATGAGGAATTAATGACAAACAAACCTGATATAAGGATAATGAACTAAAAGAAAACtggtattaatatttttttgttatttagaTCTCAGTACTGGATGGAATAGCTATTGACTATGAAGCTTACTTAAAAGCTGCACAGGCCAAAACAATGCGACGACGAGCAAATTTGATTATCGACGCTTTATGGTCTGTGGAAGAGCAAGTTACAAGATATGTGAGTGACAAGTTATACGAAggccaaaaaaaagttactccGCAAGAATACAATAACATCATAAGTAAATATagacttaatattttttgacaaataagcTAATTCAAAACAAATGGTAGAGTTTATTAGAATTCCATTACTTTCCTATCGAAATGATCATAGCTCTgatcaatt contains the following coding sequences:
- the LOC123271834 gene encoding uncharacterized protein LOC123271834; translation: MKNNQNRYGVSRFSVYRRKKKLYDLHLKTFPNDLFFSSLPADIIEPPIISNPESHLIHNNEDITHYITTQIKKSYFSNTYNESILMSEPDQVDNFNVTNAMDHEESINECVDSQRITDEVLSNHCETNSNDTTFMDSQLNSLMYPVIPKSTITAKDHLLAVMSLASKFKFTYEASLSILRWINCASVGQILPTNKPALEKVLLQDNSIFTKHFYCEICNIYLGKDEVIDECYSELCKQEKSVKFFLQISLKSQIQQLMALPQIASSLKYRFSRSKKNHENIEDIYDSPSYLKHCEPGGFLYNSWNCTLTFNTDGASCSNSSNTSVYPVFLQINELPPHLRIKHMLLSTIWVGKGHPDMNLLLDPVITELNELYETGITWSSDGVNSNTSKFAVLICSVDSVARPMILNMKQFNGEYGCTFCYASGRRLAKKMVYPFERIIEHRNNDDLISQGLRAFESQAPYLGVKGPTNLTLLPLFDCIDGMVVEPLHNVFLGVTRQYALLLFAGDPKAPYYIGKPCHLRRINQRLISLKPPNRISRRPRSIYSIKQWKASEWRNWLLYYCLPCLENILKPKYMKHLAKLCQAIYIYNSDSISFSQLQEAQTLLQDFVSDFEVLFGIENMSFNVHLLRHIPTTVENWGPLWCYNASVFESWNNKIVSEITSPNGREIQIASRFMTKKYIENVCYDDTVNTITQTFIKNIFERRKVFDDTDRNHNFKGLGAKKRRKSKKLEYNALKKFGYKIKILTEFKKALINKIDFRSIQQVKSHSHSKLSVFSKTKFNNTGVFNKNIGFGVIRGIVEFEYNDEIIRGIFIEKLKCIRAMYNTSYIFNVNLSEKIEFVNCNEFFYPVVLILTIYGLRATKLSNCWEID
- the LOC123271896 gene encoding uncharacterized protein LOC123271896 isoform X3 → MCTCLLKRRIIVMTLESIHLPIHVSIAMDFAIIQVASGGKKVVQLQNIFLIDDDNKYTIRGTKDLIKQADNGRSKTLRVSINKKLIACTVIEISDDKDYLSSKIKSPMLGRGKRLKPVKRLNFSPGMTKDNPVPSRKVLSNRETNQAIAQKEVEPDPVEPNPGEPNPVEPNPVKPIHNEPGTFTSITSIGLPADDALSSGTSGNSNQEEKNDILIEKFKR
- the LOC123271896 gene encoding uncharacterized protein LOC123271896 isoform X1 — encoded protein: MCTCLLKRRIIVMTLESIHLPIHVSIAMDFAIIQVASGGKKVVQLQNIFLIDDDNKYTIRGTKDLIKQADNGRSKTLRVSINKKLIACTVIEISDDKDYLSSKIKSPMLGRGKRLKPVKRLNFSPGMTKDNPVPSRKVLSNRETNQAIAQKKKIKIVQSKNVSQRERVIIERMRKKLKENVQTTEVEPDPVEPNPGEPNPVEPNPVKPIHNEPGTFTSITSIGLPADDALSSGTSGNSNQEEKNDILIEKFKR
- the LOC123271896 gene encoding uncharacterized protein LOC123271896 isoform X4, translating into MASGGKKVVQLQNIFLIDDDNKYTIRGTKDLIKQADNGRSKTLRVSINKKLIACTVIEISDDKDYLSSKIKSPMLGRGKRLKPVKRLNFSPGMTKDNPVPSRKVLSNRETNQAIAQKKKIKIVQSKNVSQRERVIIERMRKKLKENVQTTEVEPDPVEPNPGEPNPVEPNPVKPIHNEPGTFTSITSIGLPADDALSSGTSGNSNQEEKNDILIEKFKR
- the LOC123271896 gene encoding uncharacterized protein LOC123271896 isoform X2 is translated as MDFAIIQVASGGKKVVQLQNIFLIDDDNKYTIRGTKDLIKQADNGRSKTLRVSINKKLIACTVIEISDDKDYLSSKIKSPMLGRGKRLKPVKRLNFSPGMTKDNPVPSRKVLSNRETNQAIAQKKKIKIVQSKNVSQRERVIIERMRKKLKENVQTTEVEPDPVEPNPGEPNPVEPNPVKPIHNEPGTFTSITSIGLPADDALSSGTSGNSNQEEKNDILIEKFKR